The following are encoded in a window of Chlorocebus sabaeus isolate Y175 chromosome 22, mChlSab1.0.hap1, whole genome shotgun sequence genomic DNA:
- the HCLS1 gene encoding hematopoietic lineage cell-specific protein isoform X2, with the protein MLLFLLHSPEGRLEHWGCSSRMWKSVVGHDVSVSVETQGDDWDTDPDFVNDISEKEQRWGAKTIEGSGRTEHINIHQLRNKVSEEHDVLKKKEMESGPKASHGYGGRFGVERDRMDKSAVGHEYVAEVEKHSSQTDAAKGFGGKYGVERDRADKSAVGFDYKGEVEKHTSQKDYSRGFGGRYGVEKDKRDKAALGYDYKGETEKHESQRDYAKGFGGQYGIQKDRVDKSAVGFNEMEAPTTAYKKTTPIEAASSGARGLKAKFESMAEEKRKREEEEKAQQVARRQQERKAVTKMSPEAPQPVIAMEEPTVPAPLPKKISSEAWPPAGTPPSSEAEPVRTSREHPVPLLPVRQTLLEDNEEPPALPPRTLEGLQVEEEPIYEAEPEPEPENDYEDVEEMDRHEQEDEPEGDYEEVLEPEGSSFSSAPAGSSGCLVGAGALGISAVALYDYQGEGSDELSFDPDDVITDIEMVDEGWWRGRCHGHFGLFPANYVKLLE; encoded by the exons ATGCTGCTCTTCCTTCTGCACAGTCCAGAAGGCCGACTAGAACACTGGGGATGCTCTAGCAGA ATGTGGAAGTCTGTAGTGGGCCATGATGTGTCTGTTTCCGTGGAGACCCAGGGTGATGATTGGGACACAGATCCTGACTTTGTG AATGACATCTCTGAGAAGGAGCAGCGGTGGGGAGCCAAGACCATCGAGGGCTCTGGACGCACAGAACACATCAA CATCCACCAGCTGAGGAACAAAGTATCAGAGGAGCATGATGTTCTCAAGAAGAAAGAGATGGAGTCAGGGCCCAAAGCATCCCATGGCTATGGAGGTCGGTTTGGAGTAGAAAGAGACCGAATGGACAAG AGTGCAGTGGGCCATGAGTATGTTGCCGAGGTGGAGAAGCACTCTTCTCAGACGGATGCTGCCAAAGGTTTTGGGGGCAAGTACGGAGTTGAGAGGGACAGGGCAGACAAG TCAGCAGTCGGCTTTGATTATAAAGGAGAAGTGGAGAAACACACATCTCAGAAAG ATTACTCTCGTGGCTTTGGTGGCCGGTATGGGGTGGAGAAGGATAAACGGGACAAAGCAGCTCTGGGATATGACTACAAGGGAGAGACGGAGAAGCACGAGTCCCAGCGAG ATTATGCCAAGGGCTTTGGTGGCCAGTATGGAATCCAGAAGGACCGAGTGGATAAG AGCGCTGTCGGCTTCAATGAAATGGAGGCCCCAACCACAGCTTATAAGAAGACGACTCCCATAGAAGCCG CTTCTAGTGGTGCTCGTGGGCTGAAGGCGAAATTTGAGTCCATGGCTGAGGAGAAGAGGAAgcgagaggaagaggagaaggcacAGCAGGTGGCCAGGAGGCAACAGGAGCGAAAGGCTGTGACAAAGATGAGCCCTGAGGCTCCACAGCCAGTGATAGCTATGGAAGAGCCCACAGTACCGGCCCCACTGCCCAAGAAAATCTCCTCAGAG GCCTGGCCTCCAGCTGGGACTCCTCCATCATCAGAGGCTGAGCCTGTGAGAACCAGCAGGGAACACCCAGTGCCGTTGCTGCCCGTTAGGCAGACTCTCCTGGAG GACAACGAGGAGCCCCCAGCTCTGCCCCCTAGGACTCTGGAAGGCCTCCAGGTGGAAGAAGAGCCAATATATGAAGCAGAACCTGAGCCCGAGCCCGAGAATGACTATGAGGATGTGGAGGAGATGGACAGGCATGAGCAGGAGGATGAACCAGAGGGGGACTATGAGGAGGTGCTAGAGCCTGaaggttcttctttttcttctgctccGGCTG GATCATCAGGCTGCCTGGTTGGAGCTGGGGCTCTGGGGATCTCAGCTGTGGCCCTATATGATTACCAAGGAG AGGGAAGTGATGAGCTTTCCTTTGATCCGGACGACGTAATCACTGACATTGAGATGGTGGACGAGGGCTGGTGGCGGGGACGTTGCCATGGCCACTTTGGACTCTTCCCTGCAAATTATGTCAAGCTTCTGGAGTGA
- the HCLS1 gene encoding hematopoietic lineage cell-specific protein isoform X1, with the protein MWKSVVGHDVSVSVETQGDDWDTDPDFVNDISEKEQRWGAKTIEGSGRTEHINIHQLRNKVSEEHDVLKKKEMESGPKASHGYGGRFGVERDRMDKSAVGHEYVAEVEKHSSQTDAAKGFGGKYGVERDRADKSAVGFDYKGEVEKHTSQKDYSRGFGGRYGVEKDKRDKAALGYDYKGETEKHESQRDYAKGFGGQYGIQKDRVDKSAVGFNEMEAPTTAYKKTTPIEAASSGARGLKAKFESMAEEKRKREEEEKAQQVARRQQERKAVTKMSPEAPQPVIAMEEPTVPAPLPKKISSEAWPPAGTPPSSEAEPVRTSREHPVPLLPVRQTLLEDNEEPPALPPRTLEGLQVEEEPIYEAEPEPEPENDYEDVEEMDRHEQEDEPEGDYEEVLEPEGSSFSSAPAGSSGCLVGAGALGISAVALYDYQGEGSDELSFDPDDVITDIEMVDEGWWRGRCHGHFGLFPANYVKLLE; encoded by the exons ATGTGGAAGTCTGTAGTGGGCCATGATGTGTCTGTTTCCGTGGAGACCCAGGGTGATGATTGGGACACAGATCCTGACTTTGTG AATGACATCTCTGAGAAGGAGCAGCGGTGGGGAGCCAAGACCATCGAGGGCTCTGGACGCACAGAACACATCAA CATCCACCAGCTGAGGAACAAAGTATCAGAGGAGCATGATGTTCTCAAGAAGAAAGAGATGGAGTCAGGGCCCAAAGCATCCCATGGCTATGGAGGTCGGTTTGGAGTAGAAAGAGACCGAATGGACAAG AGTGCAGTGGGCCATGAGTATGTTGCCGAGGTGGAGAAGCACTCTTCTCAGACGGATGCTGCCAAAGGTTTTGGGGGCAAGTACGGAGTTGAGAGGGACAGGGCAGACAAG TCAGCAGTCGGCTTTGATTATAAAGGAGAAGTGGAGAAACACACATCTCAGAAAG ATTACTCTCGTGGCTTTGGTGGCCGGTATGGGGTGGAGAAGGATAAACGGGACAAAGCAGCTCTGGGATATGACTACAAGGGAGAGACGGAGAAGCACGAGTCCCAGCGAG ATTATGCCAAGGGCTTTGGTGGCCAGTATGGAATCCAGAAGGACCGAGTGGATAAG AGCGCTGTCGGCTTCAATGAAATGGAGGCCCCAACCACAGCTTATAAGAAGACGACTCCCATAGAAGCCG CTTCTAGTGGTGCTCGTGGGCTGAAGGCGAAATTTGAGTCCATGGCTGAGGAGAAGAGGAAgcgagaggaagaggagaaggcacAGCAGGTGGCCAGGAGGCAACAGGAGCGAAAGGCTGTGACAAAGATGAGCCCTGAGGCTCCACAGCCAGTGATAGCTATGGAAGAGCCCACAGTACCGGCCCCACTGCCCAAGAAAATCTCCTCAGAG GCCTGGCCTCCAGCTGGGACTCCTCCATCATCAGAGGCTGAGCCTGTGAGAACCAGCAGGGAACACCCAGTGCCGTTGCTGCCCGTTAGGCAGACTCTCCTGGAG GACAACGAGGAGCCCCCAGCTCTGCCCCCTAGGACTCTGGAAGGCCTCCAGGTGGAAGAAGAGCCAATATATGAAGCAGAACCTGAGCCCGAGCCCGAGAATGACTATGAGGATGTGGAGGAGATGGACAGGCATGAGCAGGAGGATGAACCAGAGGGGGACTATGAGGAGGTGCTAGAGCCTGaaggttcttctttttcttctgctccGGCTG GATCATCAGGCTGCCTGGTTGGAGCTGGGGCTCTGGGGATCTCAGCTGTGGCCCTATATGATTACCAAGGAG AGGGAAGTGATGAGCTTTCCTTTGATCCGGACGACGTAATCACTGACATTGAGATGGTGGACGAGGGCTGGTGGCGGGGACGTTGCCATGGCCACTTTGGACTCTTCCCTGCAAATTATGTCAAGCTTCTGGAGTGA